The DNA sequence CGGCCGACTCGACCGGCCAGTGGACGAACAGACAGTCCCGCCACGTGAACCGGAGTGCGCGAACGGTCACGGTTCCACCGTCTTCGGCGCCATGCTTCCTTTCCCGGTTCCGCCCCGCAATAGTTTTGCGGCGGGCGACCGACGGGCTTAACAACTCCACGAACAATTTTAATAACAATGTCAGGACTCTCTCGTCTGGGTCTCGCCGGGTTCGTCGCCTTCGTCGTTCTCTCCGGGGTCGGGATCGTGGCCCATCTCTCGAAGGTACTCGTCATCGCGTGGGTCGCGTTCGCCGCCATGGCGGGCGGTGCCGTCCTCGGTGGCCGTGTGAACGACTCCATGCACGCGAAGCAACTCGTCTGGGCGTTCGGGTTGGCGAGCGGCGCGATGATCACCAGCGCCGCCGTGTTTCTCGTCCCGAGCGCGATTTCCCATCAGGCCGAATTCGGCGGCTTCGGCATAGCTTTCGGCATTCTCGCCGGATTCAGCGCCCACACCATCGGTCACCGGGCGACGCACCTCGAAACCGCGCTTGACCACACGTCGATAGAACTGACCGCCCACTCGCTCGCCGCAGGGGCCATCGTCGGACTCGTCTACGGCAACATGCCCGGCCTCGGTTTGCTCCTCGGGCTTACCATCGTTTCGCACAAGGGTCCCGCCGGATACGTCGCGGCCCACCGCCTTCGGGGGAGTGGCAAATCCGTCTCCGTCCTGCTCCTCCCCGCCGCCGGAATCGGCATCGCCGCCATTAGCTCCGCGCTGCTCCACCTCCCCTCGGACCCCGCGATAAACGGCTTCGTCTTCGGGTTCGCCGCCGGGGTCTTCCTCCACGTCGCCATGGACTTCCTCCCGCGCTGTGAACTCGGCGGTGAGGTGTACGAAGTCGCCCAGTTGAGCGACAACGCACACCACCTCCTCGACGAACTCCGTACGCACGCGGTGGCGAGCACCCTCCTCGGCGGTGCCATCGTGTTCGGCTTGTGGGCGGTCATCAGTCGCCCGATGTGACCGTCGGCGTGCCATCGCACGAAAGCGACCACGCAACGACTATTCGTCCGCTCGGGAAACTCACGTGTATGCCGACGCTGATGGACACCTACATCGAAAACCGCGAACGCGTGCAACCGAACCACGCCAACAACTACGAGACCGCTCACGGGGGAATCGTGATGAAATGGATGGACGAAATCGGGGCGATGTCGGCGATGCGCCTCGCGGGTGAGACGTGCGTCACCGCCAACGTGGATCAGATGGACTTCCAACGACCGATTCCCGTCGGGGATACCACGGTCATCCGGTCGTACGTCTACGACACTGGACGGACGAGCGTGAAGGTGAAACTGCGCGCCTTCCGCGAGGAACCCCGGACGGGCGAGCGCGAGCAGACGACCGAGTCGTACTTCGTCTTCGTTGCGGTGAACGACGAGGGACGGCCCACGAAGGTGCCGGACATTCAGGTGGAAACCGAACGCGGCGAGGAACTCCGTGAAGCCGCACTCGCCGGTGAAAAATAGCCTCCTTCTCGACGGGCTTGGCACCCAGGTACTGGCGAGGCACGCTTCTCCCTACCGAACGATATACGGTCCGTTTCGCGTCCCGAAAACCAACGATTGTGAGCTGTTTTCGGTCGAATTACTGCCGGTCGTGCTCGAACTCGAAGTCACGCGACCGACCCGCAACCGGTAGTACTGGGTGTCTTGCGACGGTTTGTTTTTCGACCACTGCATGCGGGCGTTCCCTCGGAGCGTGAACCCCTCTTCGAGCGAAACGTTCGACACGCGAATCGCGGAGCCGCCGTTCGTGACTTGGATGTCCCGGCCGAGTTGATTGCCGTTGAGGCGGAGGTTATTCAACTGCGTGGTCGCCGAAGTCGGCGCGACCACATCGAGGAGCAGGTCGGTGTACGGCCCCGTATCCGTTGGTGCGTACGTCAGGTCACTCACGCCTTGGTTACCGTAGGTGACGATGGTAGTTTGCGGATCGTACGTGAGCGTGAACGGGCGGGTTTCGTTGTTCTGCCAGTCCTTGTTCGATCTGTTCTTCGGATTGTTGATCGTCGGACCGAGCCGATGCTCCGTCACCCCGGATCCGGATCCACCGACGCGTCCCTGCGCGATGAACGCCTGTTGCATCGTGATCGAGTTGTACTCCTGTTGTGTGAGCGTCGTTATCGTAGGATCGGACGCCTGTCCACCCCCGGCCTGCAGCGATACCCGCGTCGTATCCACGTCGCTCCACCCGGCCGGGGAAACGCGCGAATTCAACGTGAGATCGAGATCGAAAACGAGGCGGTCTCCGTACGCGGCGGTCGATCCCGTCGGATAGTTCACCTCGAACACGAACACCGCCGGGGACGATCCGAGCGACGGTGACAGTTGAATCGCCTGCTCCGGTCGCCCCGCAACCGTGCTATACGAGGCCAACGACGAACCATCGCCGAAAAAGTAACCGACCGTCGTCCCGTCACGTTCGAGGGACGCCCTGAACAGTAGTTCGTCGTCTAGTTCGCCGCCGTCTGCAGTGGACGTGTTCGACTCGCCGGATTCCGTCGTTCCTTCGTCAGTTGTAACGGTGGTGACGCCGAGGCTGATCGATTCACCGCCGGTGCTTCCGGCGTTCGTGAGCGACGTTCGATGAGTGTACGAACCGCCGGAACCGAGAACGAGGTCTCCTGCGGCAGGAATCCGATCCGTGTCGGATCCTTGCAGTTTGAGGTCGAGTGTCCCCCCGTCCGTTTCTCCGGCCGTCGAATCCGAAACGCCGTACAGAGCGCCCCCCGTCCCCGTCATCGCTGACGAACCGACACCGACCGCGAATAACTGGAGCGCACGTCGTCTCGATAGCTCTCTCATCGACTCACCGCGAACCAGTAGGGAGCGCAGATATTTGTGACTTTTTCATTAGAATAAAATTATTCTAACCGAGTAAAAAAGTAGCCAGCGGCTCCCATAAGCACACCGCCGCCGAGGATCGCGTAGAGATACGCACTACGCGAGAAAACCGGGTGAACCAGATACCCGTATAGCGGAATCGACAGGACGACTTCACCACGAATTTGGTCCCGATGGACGACGAAGGAATCCGGATACGTTCGAGCATCACCTTTCGTCACGAATCCATCGTTCGTCTTCCGAACGATCCGGTGAGTGACGAGTTCACCGTTCTGTGCGAAGGTGATCGCATCCCCGGATTCGTAGTGACCCGAATCGTACGTGTAAACCACGCTCCCGGGCTTGAGGGTTGGTGTCATACTTCCACTCAGGACGACGTAGCTTCCCACGCCGGGCAACAGCGTGAAAAGGATTTGTCCGACTATCGGGAGTAGGAGGATTCCGAGAACGATCCAACCGAGTCGGGAGGGACGGACGAACCTCATCAATCTGAATACGAGCACAACACACTTAAAATAAGTATGGCATTATTTGATTATTGGCTGCTGTCCTGATTGAGCGTGAAGTTGACCGCGATGTCGACGCCGTCAGCCATCACATCCTCGTCAGCTCCGGTTAGATTACCGGTCGTATCGGCACCGGTCCAGTACGCAGCGTTGTCGTTTGCGACTTCGAGGTCGAGAGTGAAGTACGTCGTACTCGAACTGTTCGGAGCGGGTGCTTGCAGATCATCGAGCACGTTCGTCTGCGCGTTCACCTCTTGGAGATCGACGTATCCGTTCCCGTTCGTATCCGTCACGTTCGACGTGATGTCGTCGAGGACGGTCCCTTGCGGGCTCTCGTACTGCATCGTCTGAACGCGAATAAGACTCGCCGTCTCGGACGCGTTCAGCTCGTTGGCGAGCTCGGAGTCGTTCGGTTCGGCACGGAGGTCGTTTTCCGTATAGTTGAAGCCGATTTCGAGATGATCCGCCTCCGTCGATCCCTCGTTCGTCAGCGCGTACGTGTGATTCACCTGGTCACCTGGTTGGGCATTGATCAGGTTGAAATCCTCCGTTGTGCCATTCGCGCTGCCGTTTATTGCGAGGTCCATCGTACCGGCCTCGACCGTGTTACCCGTGCTTGAGTCCGTGTCGCTCCAGAACGCCCACGTCCCGACACCAGCGAGAATACCACCGGCGATGACTATCAACGCAAGCGCAATTTTGGTTCTTCTGTTGTTTATTTCCATCTTTGCAGTACATTACACAATAATAACCCCGTTAAATCTTTTCTAGCCCTATCCATATTATTTATAATTATTCAAAAATGTGCGAATATATATAGAAACGGAACTGTGGTACGACTCGGGTCGGAAAGTGAAATTCCTCGGGTCAGAGTTCCCGCGCCGAATCCGGATTCTCGACGTCCCAGAGATATTCGGGCAAAAAGGCGTCGAGGTGGTCGATAATTTTGTGCTCTCCGACGTTCATCCCCTCGCAGTGATCCCACGCCGATTCCCGGATATCGACGTACATCTCCCCGTCTTCCGTGCGAATCGAGACGGGATAGACGAAACAGCGCGCGGGTTTCCACCCGTCTTCGGCCTGCAACTCACAGAGTCCGTCCCCGCGGAGGAAGTGACAGGCACAGCCGTCCTCGCCCGTTTCGTCGTGGTCTTTCGCCTCGCGGCGGACGAAATCCTCGCCGCGAAAGCTCGTCGTCGCGTCGTTCAAATCGGCGTGCTCGCCCAACTCGAAGTACTCGCGGTCGTACAGCATCACGCCGTGATGACAGCACCACGTACAGCTATCGACGCATTCGAACGTGAGGTCGGGGTCGAACTCCACGACCACCTCGCGGCCCGGATGCACTTCGACGCGAACCGGAGTGTCTACGCTCACGTTCGCGGTTCGGCCGTGCGCGGGGAAAGGTCGTCCGATTCCGGTCGGTCGTTCGGACCGCCTGCAGAATTCTATTCGAATCGAACAGTTCTCTGCCGACACTCCGAATAAAGCGCGTATACCTTTAGTTTTCCCCCGACTCCCTGTCCACGAGAACGGTAATAATTTAAATACGTTTGCCCCAGTTCCAGCCATGAACTCAGCGGGCGACGTATTCGGGAACTCCGCTCTCGGGAAGCGAGTGGACATGGACGAACAGCTTTCGGAGATGGGTCTCGACATGGCGGAAATCGAGCGACGCAAGTCGTTCCTCGACTTCGATAGTGCGGACGCTCGACGACTAGCGGCCCTCCGTCCCGTATTCGAGGACCATCGCGCGGAGATCGCCGACCGATTCTACGCGAACCTCCAGTTGGACGAGGAGACGCACGAGATTCTCAACAATTCCACGCGCACCATCGACTCGCTCAAGCGGACGCAGGGGGAGTATCTCGTCACGCTCGCCGACGGGTCCTACGGGACCGAGTACGTCCGCAACCGCGCGCGGATCGGAAAGCTCCACGACATGCTCGGGATGCCGCTGAACCACTACATCGGACAGTACGGCGTCTACTACGATTTGATCTCGTCCATCGTGGAAGAACGACTGCAGGACGAGATCGAAGCAATGGTTCGTGACGAGTTTTCGTCCGCGATGACCGACGGCGGGCAACTCGCCTCGTCCACGAACGCCGACGACCTCCTGGGCGGAGTCCGGGACGCGGTACACGAGAGTTTCGAGGAGATGTTGTCCGTGCTTCGCGTGCTCAACCTCGACATGCAGATCACGGCGGACACCTACGTCCACTCGCACAGTCGGCAGATGAAGCGGGAAATCGAGCGGTCGCGCACCCTGCGCGAATCGACCGAGGAACACGTTCTCGATGCACACGAGTCGGCGGGGGACGTCGCGGCGAGTTCCGCCGAGATCAGCGGATTGACCGAGGAGCAATCGAACAACATGGACCGCATCGCCAGCGAGGTGTCCACCCAGAGCGCGACCGTCGAGGAAATCGCGGCCAGCGCGAGCGAAGTGGGGCGACAGAGCCGCGAATCCCAGACGCTCGCAGAGGAGGGAAAGCAACTCGGGCAACGGGCCATCGGCGCGACCGAATCGACGGAGGATGCCCGTGAGAGCATGGTTGAGGACGCCGAGGAACTCCAGAACGCGGTGGCCGAAATCAGCGACGCCGTCGAGATGATAAACGACGTGGCGGATCAGACGAACTTGCTGGCGCTGAACGCCTCGATCGAAGCCGCACGGGCAGGCGAGGCTGGCGACGGGTTCGCCGTCGTCGCCGAGGAAGTCAAATCGCTCGCAGAGGAGTCGAAGGAGCGCGCCGCCGAAATCGAGTCGATGGGTGACCGCATCCAGTCCCGGACCGAGAGCACGCTCGACAGCCTCGGCGAGAGCGAAGCCTCGATCAGCGAGACGGTCACCGCCGTCCAACGAACCAGCGAAAAACTCGAACGGATCGTCGAATCGGCCACCGAAACGGCCGTCGGGATGGAGCAGATCACCTCCGCGACGGACGAACAGGCCGCGAGTACACAGGAGGTCGCCACCATGATAGACGAGGCGGCCGAACGGTCCGCACGGATATCGAAGAAGGTGTCGTCGATAGCGGAGACGAACGAAAAGCAGGCGGCGACGATCGAGGAACTGGACGACATCGTCGCCCACCTCGGCGAAGCCGAGAGCGACATCGACCGAATCTGAGCTGTAAACGGCCGTTATCCCGTATTTTTCATCCCCGCCGCGACACCGGTCACGGTGAGCCGGAGGGTTCGCCGTTCGGTCTCGGTCAGGTGCGACTGCCGGAGCAATCGCACCTGCAGGAGGTTGAGCGGATCGACGTAGGGATCCGGCGGGAGAGGCTCTCCTGTAGCCACTCCCGAGAGAGAAGGTCGTCGCGTCCCGTTATCTCTAATACGAGTTCGACCGAGCGTTCGTACTCGGCTTGGAGTTCGGGGAAGAACTGCTCGCGCAGTTGCTTCGGTGCGAGGTCGGCGTACTCAGCCGTGATTTCCAGGTCGGTTCGGGCGAGCGCCATCGCCGCGTTGTCCACCGTCGTCCGGAAGAACGGCCAGTTCTCGTACATCTCCCGGAGGGTGTCGATGTCGCCGTAGGCGTCCAACCCCTGGGCGAGCGAGTACCATCCCGGCAGGATGCAGCGGGCTTGCGTCCACGAGAACACCCACGGAATCGCACGGAGGTCCTCGACGGTTCGTTCGCCCGAGCGCGACGCGGGCCGCGACCCGAGATTCAAGTCCTCGATGACGGTTATCGGCGTCGTCTTCTCGAAGTACGAGACGAAGCCGTCGGATTCGAGCAGGTCGCGGTAGGCGTCGCGGGCGCGTCCGCCGTGACGTCCATCGCTTCGGCCCACTCGTCCGGAATCGTCTCCTCACCCTCTTCGAGGGAGGCGTACCGCGCCCGAATCTGGGCGTCCAGCATCTGCTCGACGTTTCGCTCCGCGATGATGGGATTGGCGTACTTCTCGGCGATGGCCTCGCCCTGTTCGGTGAACTTGACCTGCCCCGAGACGGTCTCGCGGGGAAGCGCCAACAGCGCCTCGTTCATCGGGCCGCCGCCGCGGGAAATCGACCCGCCGCGCCCGTGGAACAGGCGAAGGGTGACGTCGTACTCGTCGGTTATCTCCGCGAGCCGCTTCTGGTTCTGATAGAGGCTCCAGTTGGCCGCCAAAAAGCCGTTCTCCTTGTTCGAATCGGAGTAGCCGAGCATGATTTCCTGTGAACCGCCGCGGGCTTCGAGTGCGGCGGCGTAGGCCTCGTTCTCGAACAGGGTTCCGACGATGCGCCGCGCGCCTGACAGCGCGTACTCGGTTTCGAGCAGGGGCACCACGTCGAGTCCGGAGTAGCCGGGTAGGTCGACGATTCCGGCCTGGTCGGCGAGAAACAGCACTTCGAGGACGTGGCTGGCCTCGTCGGTCATGCTGATACAGTACGTGTTGATGGTCTCCTGTCCGTACTCGCGCTGCCAGTTGGCGGTCTCGGAGAACAGCGTGAGCACTCGGCTCGCCGTGTCAGAAAGCCCCTCGGTATCGAGGTCGATTATCGGTTCGTCCTGGAGGATGGCGTCGGTCAACAGTTCGACCCGCTCGTCCTCGGTCATCGAATCGTAGTCGAACCCTTCGCGTGCCAGCGCCTCCGCGATGGCCGTGGTGTGGTTCTGTCGGTGGTCGCGCAAGTCGAGCGCGGCGAGCGAGAAGCCGAACGTCTCGACGCGTCGTCGAAGCGGGTCCACTTCCGTCTCGACGACGCTCTCCGCGCCGTCGGTGCTGAGGCTGTCGGCGATGGTGTCCACGTCGGCGAGCAGTTCGTCGGCGTTCGTACCCGCCGGGACGAACGTCGCCGACGCGGTCGATTCGCTCGCGCATCAGCGCGAGTTTCTGCCGGTACGGTTCGTCCGGGTAGCGTTCGGTCGCCCGCTCCGCAATCGTGGGCAACTGCTCGCGGTCGGCGTCGAGCGAGGAATCGAACATGGAACTCGTCTCGACGCGGTCGCCGTCCTGGCTCAGCACTCCGGAGAGGCGTTTGAGTTCGTCGCGGTAGTGTTCCAGCACGACTTCACGCTGTCGCGCCAGCGTTTCGGCCGTGACTTCCGGCGTGACGTACGGGTTACCGTCCCGGTCGCTCCCGGCCCACGACCGGAAGGCGAACAGTTCCGGCACGTCCACGTCGAACTCCTCGCCGATGGTTCGGTCGAGTTCGTCGTACACGTCGCCCACGATGTCGAATAGGACGTTCTCCAGATACCAGAGGATGTTCCGCGCCTCGTCGGACACCTCCGGACGGCGCTTTCGAACCTGTCGCGTCTC is a window from the Haladaptatus sp. R4 genome containing:
- a CDS encoding TasA family protein, which translates into the protein MIVIAGGILAGVGTWAFWSDTDSSTGNTVEAGTMDLAINGSANGTTEDFNLINAQPGDQVNHTYALTNEGSTEADHLEIGFNYTENDLRAEPNDSELANELNASETASLIRVQTMQYESPQGTVLDDITSNVTDTNGNGYVDLQEVNAQTNVLDDLQAPAPNSSSTTYFTLDLEVANDNAAYWTGADTTGNLTGADEDVMADGVDIAVNFTLNQDSSQ
- a CDS encoding zinc transporter, which gives rise to MSGLSRLGLAGFVAFVVLSGVGIVAHLSKVLVIAWVAFAAMAGGAVLGGRVNDSMHAKQLVWAFGLASGAMITSAAVFLVPSAISHQAEFGGFGIAFGILAGFSAHTIGHRATHLETALDHTSIELTAHSLAAGAIVGLVYGNMPGLGLLLGLTIVSHKGPAGYVAAHRLRGSGKSVSVLLLPAAGIGIAAISSALLHLPSDPAINGFVFGFAAGVFLHVAMDFLPRCELGGEVYEVAQLSDNAHHLLDELRTHAVASTLLGGAIVFGLWAVISRPM
- a CDS encoding acyl-CoA thioesterase, which codes for MPTLMDTYIENRERVQPNHANNYETAHGGIVMKWMDEIGAMSAMRLAGETCVTANVDQMDFQRPIPVGDTTVIRSYVYDTGRTSVKVKLRAFREEPRTGEREQTTESYFVFVAVNDEGRPTKVPDIQVETERGEELREAALAGEK
- a CDS encoding signal peptidase I encodes the protein MRFVRPSRLGWIVLGILLLPIVGQILFTLLPGVGSYVVLSGSMTPTLKPGSVVYTYDSGHYESGDAITFAQNGELVTHRIVRKTNDGFVTKGDARTYPDSFVVHRDQIRGEVVLSIPLYGYLVHPVFSRSAYLYAILGGGVLMGAAGYFFTRLE
- a CDS encoding choice-of-anchor W domain-containing protein; translated protein: MTGTGGALYGVSDSTAGETDGGTLDLKLQGSDTDRIPAAGDLVLGSGGSYTHRTSLTNAGSTGGESISLGVTTVTTDEGTTESGESNTSTADGGELDDELLFRASLERDGTTVGYFFGDGSSLASYSTVAGRPEQAIQLSPSLGSSPAVFVFEVNYPTGSTAAYGDRLVFDLDLTLNSRVSPAGWSDVDTTRVSLQAGGGQASDPTITTLTQQEYNSITMQQAFIAQGRVGGSGSGVTEHRLGPTINNPKNRSNKDWQNNETRPFTLTYDPQTTIVTYGNQGVSDLTYAPTDTGPYTDLLLDVVAPTSATTQLNNLRLNGNQLGRDIQVTNGGSAIRVSNVSLEEGFTLRGNARMQWSKNKPSQDTQYYRLRVGRVTSSSSTTGSNSTENSSQSLVFGTRNGPYIVR
- a CDS encoding globin-coupled sensor protein, with translation MNSAGDVFGNSALGKRVDMDEQLSEMGLDMAEIERRKSFLDFDSADARRLAALRPVFEDHRAEIADRFYANLQLDEETHEILNNSTRTIDSLKRTQGEYLVTLADGSYGTEYVRNRARIGKLHDMLGMPLNHYIGQYGVYYDLISSIVEERLQDEIEAMVRDEFSSAMTDGGQLASSTNADDLLGGVRDAVHESFEEMLSVLRVLNLDMQITADTYVHSHSRQMKREIERSRTLRESTEEHVLDAHESAGDVAASSAEISGLTEEQSNNMDRIASEVSTQSATVEEIAASASEVGRQSRESQTLAEEGKQLGQRAIGATESTEDARESMVEDAEELQNAVAEISDAVEMINDVADQTNLLALNASIEAARAGEAGDGFAVVAEEVKSLAEESKERAAEIESMGDRIQSRTESTLDSLGESEASISETVTAVQRTSEKLERIVESATETAVGMEQITSATDEQAASTQEVATMIDEAAERSARISKKVSSIAETNEKQAATIEELDDIVAHLGEAESDIDRI